Genomic window (Sphingorhabdus pulchriflava):
CCTTTTCCGCGACAATTACCTTCACTCCACGACGTGCGAGCAGCACCGCAAGCGTGACCCCCGTGGGACCGCCGCCGGCGATCAGCACATCGCAATCAGAATCTGTCATCCGATCCCTCCCCCGGATTTGGCGAACCCACGCGCATCAAAGCACCAAAATCAATCCGTCCTTCGCCACCGTCAGCTTGCCCTGGTAATGCTGCCCCATCCCCTCGGTGTACATCTGACGGACGACGAAACTATCCGGATAGGGAATGAGGTGGGTGAGCAGCAGGTGCTTCACCCCGGCCTCCTGCGCCTGCTTCGCCAGCGCGATATTGTCGGCATGATAGGGGATGGTGCGCTCGGCCACCGTCGCCTCGAAGTCCATCCCCAGCTTCTTCATCTGCGGAATTGCGCGGCGGACCATATGCGCGGCATAGGATTCATGGACGGCAAGATCGGCATCGCGCATCGCATCCATATTCACCGGACTCACTTCGGTATCGCCGCTGACGAAGACCTTCTTGCCCTTATATTTGAGGACATAGCCAAGAGCGGGTTTCACCGGATCATGCGCAACAAGCGTAGCGTCGATTGTCACCCCATCCTTGTCATACACCCGCAGCGAGCGCTGCTCTTCGGCAAAGGCAATCTCGAGCGGAACGCCAAATGCAACCATGCGGTTCTTGGCCAGATGCGGCATATTGGCACTGCGATAGCCTTCATCGAGCGCATAGGCCTGGGCGAAACCGTCCAGCACCTGTTTAGTTCCGACCGGCCCTTGGACCTCCAGCGGGGCCTTGCGACCCCAGATCCAGCCGGCGTTGATCAATGCAGCAAGGTCGTTGAAATGATCGGAATGGAAATGTGTGATGAACACGCGCTCCAGCTCATTCACCTGGATTTTCGAATGGGCTAGCGAGCGCACCGCGCCATCGCCAACATCGAACAGGAACATCTTGCCGCCCGCCGATACCAGCGTGCAGGCTTGCGCCTTGGCTGAGCTGACCTCGGGCGAACCTGTGCCGCAGACCAGCACCCGCACATGTTCCTTATCCTCAAGGAAGTTGCGGTCAGGTTCTTGTTGCAACCTGGCCTGGATAGCCCGGTCAACCAGCGCATCGCGATTGACCCACGCCAGCACCAGCGCGCCGACGGTTAGTGCCAAGACAGCGTAAATGATTTTGCGGATCATTTGGCTCAGCCTTCCGCGACCATCTTGCCTTCGATGTGTCCCAACCCGTCAATCTCGCAGCGCACCACATCGCCCGGCTGTAGAAACTGGCGCGGGTCCATCGCCGCGCCGACCCCGCCAGGGGTGCCGGTGAACAGGCAATCGCCCGGCTCCAGCGTCATACCTGTCGAGAGATGTTCGACCTGCTGCCAGATATTGAAGACCAGATGCTTGCTGTTCGAATCCTGCCGCTTCTCGCCATTGACGAAACAGCGCAGGCCTAGATTGTGCGGATCACCCACTTCGTCGGCTGTTACGATCCACGGCCCCATAGGCGCATGGGTATCAAAGCTCTTGCCCAAGGACCATTGCGGCCCGGCATGCTGCCACATGCGCTCGGTCACATCATTGCCGACGCAGTATCCGAAAATTGCTGCCGGGGCATCTTCAATGCCGAGATGTTTGCCGCCCTTACCGATCACTGCCACCAGTTCGACCTCATAATCATTGGTCACCGTGCCGGTCGCGATTTCAATGTCGTCGTAAGGCGCGTTGACGCTGGTCTGGGCCTTGGTGAACCAAACCTGCCGTTGCGGCGTTTCCATTTTCGATTCCTCGATATGGTCGGCATAATTGAGGCCAATCGCAAAAATTTTGCCCGGGCGCTGCACCGGCGCCTCCAGCTTCACCGAAGCCAGCGGAACCCCGCCGCCTGCCGCAGCCTTGGCCTCAAGACCAGATTTGAGAGTATCCCATTCGCGGATCAGGTCGATCATCGTGCCATCGACGCCGCTGTCGATGATGGTATCGCCAACGACAATGCCGGTGCGGGTCTGGCCATTGGCCGTATAGGTTGCAAGTTTCATGCGGGACGTCCTTTGGGCTGGCGGCTGAACAGCCGTTTGATGCGGATATTGAGAGCGGTGAAGAAAGCGACCAGCCCCGGCGGCGGCGGCATTTTGCCCGCAAACATCGGATGCGGGCTGCCCCATTGCACGGCGAGCAAGGCGCTCATCGGCTGTTTCTGCGGCGGGTCGGTGGCGGTGAAAAGGTCGCCATCGGTCCAGTGCTCCAGTTCGTTGCCGAACGGGTCTTTCCAATAGTCGAACACCTGGCTGCCCATGATGTGGCGTCCAACACCCCAGGCCGCTTCGCGCTTTTTCGTCTTCAGATGCTGGTGCCCGAGCATCAGGTCGTCGAGATTGGCAACCTCGAAGGCAGCGTGGAGTAGCCCAAGCGGCCCCGGCAATTGCGCGAGGAACAATGTGTGATGGTCGGTCGGTTTGTCTCCGCGATCACAGCGCATGAAGGCGCCGAGCGGGACATCCTTGGCCGCCTCAACCTCATCAGAGGTAAGAAAGCCGAAGCGGTCCTTGTACCATTTCTCCGAAACGCGAAAATCGCGCACTTTCAAAACAGCGTGGCCGATGCGATGGACATGGGCAGGAGCGGCTTCGAGCCGGACGTTTGCACGAAAGCGGACTTTGGCAGCGGCGGAGTTGCGCGGCGCATCGGGAAAAGGCACCGATGCTTCACCCATTGTCTGGCCAGCAACGACATCGACGCCATAGCCATCTGGATCGACCAGGCGAATGATCTTGCCACCACCGGGCTCATTCAAATCCTCAACCGCGAGACCTTCAGCCGCAGCCAGCGTTTCCAGATCGGCAATCGTTTCCGCACGAAAGCCGACTGCGAGAAATTTGGCATCGCCCGGCTCGGTAACATGGACGAAGGGTTGCCCGTCGCTGCCTTTACCGTAAAGTCGGCCGCTCTCTTCAAAGCAGTGCATCCCGAAATCTTCGAGAAAGGACCGCATTGTCGAAAGGTCAGGTGCCGCGAAACGCACATGCGCAATGTCTTCGATCTTGATGATCGGCATCGCATTTCCTCCCCGAGTCGCTATTGACTATTTAGTCAAATAGATTGCAATTGACCATTTGGTCAAGTAAGAATTGTGCATGGTCAGTCAGACTGCACTTTCACCCCGCTCCGCCCGCACCCGTGCCGCCCTGATAGCGGCAGGCTTCGAGCTGCTGGTTGAGCGCCCGATTGATGCTATTCCGATTGATGATGTTGTGGCCAAAGCTGGCGTCGCAAAAGGAAGCTTCTTCAACCATTTCGTTGACAAACAAGCCTTTGCAAATGCCATCGCCACTGAAGTGCGGCTAGAAGTCGAGGCATTGGTAACACGAGCCAATGAAGGGATAGAAGATCCCGTTGAAAGAATTGCTGGCGGTATGCGCGTCGCTGCCAAATTCGCGCTCACCCAGCCCAAGCGGACTGCCGTCCTTTTGCGCAGTCAGGGTTCATCGACGGCGCGCAGGCATCCACTGAACAGCGGACTCCGCGTTGATATCGAGGCGGCGGTGGAGAAGGGCTTGCTTCGCCATGAAGCCAGAGAGAGCGGGTTGCTCTATTGGCTTGGCTTGTGCCAGGCGGTTATGACCAACATCATCGAAGTAAAGCCGAGCAAAGAGGCATTTCGTAACCGATTGGCGGAAATACTAATATTAGGCCTGACCGGCCTTGGTGTTCCGGAAGCACGGGCAGCCCAAATTGCCAACGACATGGCACCGGAAAAATTGCCTTAAGTTCTAACCGACCAAAAAGCGCTAGATTTCAAAGAAACATGACCACAAAGAACAAGGCTGACAGGAAGCTGACAACGGTGGCGCTCAGTACCGGTATTGTTGCGCGCCATCCCATATCGAGCAACAGGTCCATCCGGCTTCGCATCGCGGTGGCGGTGACTGCGAGCAGAAGCAGTCCCTTAGAGGCCGACAGTGCGAACGCTGCATATTCTGCCGGAATGGGAACGAGCGAGTTCAATGCAACGGTTGCGAGGAATGCCGTTATGAACCAGGGCAAAGCCAGGCGACGCCACTTGGCTTGTCCCGCAGGTGCGCCAGCCGCTCCGATCGCCAGAGTGACCAGCGCGACAATCGGCGCGAGCAGCGCGACGCGTGCGAGCTTGACGATCGTTGCATAGCTGCCCGCAGCGTCGGAAAAGGCATAGCCGCCGCCAATGGCCTGCGCGACATCATGAATCGAAGCACCGATCAGGAAGCCCGCCTGCTGGTCGCTCAAGTTAAAGTAAGAGGCGAGGATGGGATACACCGACATGGCCAGCGCGCTCGCCAGTGAAATACCAACCAGCGTCAGAGCGAACTGCGCCTGTGACAGCCGGTCCTTGCCGATTACGCCATAAAGCGCTAGCGCTGCACTTGCTCCGCAAATCGCCGTTGCCCCGCCCGCAAGCAAACCTGCATAGCTTGTTTGACCAAACAGGTGTGCGCTTACGATGCCTGCTAACAAGGTGAGACCCATCACGACGACCAGTGCCAGAAAGGGCGTCACGCCCAATGCACCGATCTGCATGAAGGTGACCTGAAAGCCGAGGATCACAATGCCCCAGCGCAGGCAAGTGCGCGAAGCGAAATCCAGTCCTTTATGCGTCCGCATGTCACGGGCGATGAAGCTCAACGATAGGCCGACCAAAAGCCCAAGCAGGATGATGGGAAAATGGTAATGCTCGGAGAGCCAGGCAGCCGCTGCCGAGGCGACTCCGCAAATGGCAAGTCCGGGAAAGAGCGAATCCTTTACCGGTGGCTCACCCGAGGGTTGGCTGTATTCGGCAAGATGCATTTCGCCGAAAAGGTCACCGCCATAGGGAATCGCATCCCAATTGGGCCGGGGTTTGGATGCGCTGAGATTGTCGAGCGGGTTGGGTTCGGTCATTATCTGCCCATGTTCAGCTGCGCCGGATTTCCGGAAGCAACATATGGAGCCATGCCAGCGCCAGCAAATAGGACATGGCGGCGAAGATGAACAGCGGCATGAAACCCAGCCCGGCGGTCAAAACTGCGCCCGTTATCGGCTGGATCAACGCGCCGCCGATATTACCCATGAAAGCACCAAAGGCAGTCACCCGCCCGACCTTGGTGCGCGGAACGACGTCGGTGATGGTTGAGAAGATCGACAATGAAAAACCCTGATGCCCTGCCATCACGACGCCCATCATGATTGCAACCGGCCAGAAACTGTTGAGCTGCAATACGAAGGGTAGCGGCGTGACAATCAATGCGGACACCAGCATGACCGTTTTGCGAACCCGGTTGACGCTCCAGCCGCTTTCAAGCAACCGGGTCGAAATCCAGCCGGCAAACAACGCGCCAGCACCCGAGCCGAGAAAAGCGATTGCAAGCGGCACTGCGAGTTCTTCCGTGGAGAGATTGAAGGTCTTCCGATAGAAATCGGCCAGCCAGAATCCCATCAGCCACCAGGTCGAATCGGAAATCGCCTTGGCAATCACGATCGCCCAGGTGCGACGCTCCTTCAGAATGGGTCCATAAGGCGCACCGTCGTCCGAAAAGTCGCGCTGACCATCTTCCGCGCCATCATCGAAACGGATACCGCGGGCAAACCCCAACCACAAAGCTAGAGTGGCAAACCCTGCCACCCCGCCAAATACCAATGCCCCACGCCAGCCCACTTCGGCTGCAAGTATCGGTATGAAAAAGGGCAGGCTGATCGTACCCAATCCAGCGATCGCGGTACCGACGCCGAAGGCGAAACTGCGCTTGTCAGGCGGGAAGAGTGTCGCGACGGTCTTGATCGTCAGCGGCGTCTGCACCGCCTCGGTTGCCCCCAGGCCGATACGCGCGCCAACGACCTGCCACGCAGCCATCGCCCAGCCATGCGCCATTGCGGCGAAACTCCAGGTTGTGACGCCGGCAATCATCGAACGCCAGACTCCGAGTTTATCGACCAGCCAGCCGGTGAAAAGAAAAGAGAATGCCGCCGCCATCTGGGTGACGAAGGCGAGGTTGCCGAAATCTTCGTCGGTCCAGCCGAAATCGGCGGACATGTCCGGCTTCAAAATCGCGATGATCGGCCGGTCCATGGCATTGAAGATGCCTGCGACACAGAGCAACCCGAACAGGGTCCAGCGCAGTTGCGGCGTGATGACTTTCATGCGCGTGTCTCCCCCTCGTCCGGTATAATCATCTACAGCAGTTTATTGGCTGTGAAAGCAATAAGGGCCGGGAATTGCTGCCCGGCCCTTTGTTTGGTTGCGACCCGATCGGGCTCAGTTTGCGCCGAAATTGAAGCGGGCGTTGATCCCGAAATAACGGTCGGCCTCACGCGGGATGATGTAACGATAGCTGCTGCTTCCGGTGTTGCCGGCCGACAGCGGCCCGCCATCGCTGATCGCGGCGGCAAAGCTGGTATCGAACACATTCTTGGCAAGGAAGGAGACGCGGAAACGATCATCCTTTCCGACAAGCGCGATCGAAAGGTCGAGCAGGCCATAATCCTTGATCGTGCCATTCTGGCGGATCAACGGGCTGGCGACCAGCAAGGCGAGCTGCGAGCTTTGATATGATCCCTGTGCCCCCAGTTCGACATCGGCAAAACCGCCGGTGCGGATGGTGTAGCTGCTGCCCAAGGATGCCTTCCATTTGGGTGAGAAGGGCAGCTGTGTGCCATTGGGGATCTGATCGGTGATCGGTGCACCCGGCGGCAAGCGGAACTGGTCCACCTTGGCATCGGTATAGGCCACACCACCTGAAAGGCTGAAATCGTCCGACGGGCGATACAGCATGTCGATTTCAAAGCCGCGGGTCGAAACCGTGCCGGCATTGGTGAAACGCGTTACGCGCTGGCCGAGCACGAAATCCGGATTGTTCGCCTGGAAATTCTTATATTTGGCATAGAAGCCGGCGATGTTCAGCGTCATCTGGCCATCTAGCAACGTGGTCTTGAGACCGCCTTCAAAACTATCCGCTGTCTCGGGCGCAAGCGGCGGGGTGCCGTTTGAGTTCAGGTTGAAAAAGACGTTCAGGCCTGGCCCCTTATATCCGCGTGAATAGGTGGCATAGGCCATCATATCTTCGGAAATATCATATTGAAGACCGGCTTTACCTGACCAATTGTTGTTAGTCACTTTCTGCCGGAATGGTTGGCCATTCGAAGCCAGCACCGCAGCCGCCTGTGCAGCAGCCGGTGTTGCGCCGAGATTAATCTGGCGGATATATTCATTATAGACGCCCTGATCGAAATTGGCATTGGCGGCACCAGCAACCGGGTTGGTGCGGCTGTGGAAGCCATTGAGTTGGTCATGCGTGTAGCGGATTCCAACGATGCCGCGGAAATTATCGCTGAAATTCAACGTCGCCTGTCCGAAGCCCGCCATATTCTTGAAGGTGGTGCCGAAGGTGGCCGTCCCCAGCGGGAAGGTCAAAGTCGACGCGCCGGCGGTTGTCGAACAGGGGGTAAGTACGCCCTGGGCGGGCAGGGTTGATGCCGAGCAGGCGATGTTCGAGCGGGTGAATGTACGCTCCTGCTCTGCCTGATAATAATAGAGGCCTGCTACATATTCGAAGAAGCCACCGGTCGGAGAAGTCAGCCGCAGTTCCTGGGTGAAAGTGGTGCCAGTTTGCGGACCGAAATCGTGGCTCTGGACAATGCCTATATAGGGAGTCGACAGGAAGTCGCCGTCGCGGATTTCGTTGCTGTCATAACCGCGATAGGACGTGATCGACGTGATGGTCGGACCATTCAGTTCGACATCCGCCTGGAACGAAATGCCCCAAGCCTTTTCCAGCGCCTGTGTGAGCAGGTTCTGGCGGACGCGACGGGTGCGATCGCCGAGCAATGGGGGGAGTCCGGTTGCGGCGCGGGTATTGAATGTCGCATATACCGTGCCGTCGGCGTTGCGGGCAGGCGCGCCGATGACTTCTGCGCAGCAATCGTCGTTCGATTTGCGCCAGTCGCCGATCAGGGTAAGCGTAACAGTATCGCTCGGGCGCGCTTCCACGACGCCGCGAATGCCATAGCGTTCATAGCCATTGACCCGCCGTCCAAGCGTTTCATTGACGATATTGCCGTCCCATTTCGAATAGAAACCGGTGATGCGCGAACCGAGCTTTTCAGACAGCGGCAGGTTCACGCCGCCGCGAACCCGATATTCCTCGCCATTGCCAAAGAAGAAACCACCCTCGGCATAGCCGCCAAAGTCGGGGCCTGGACGCTTGCTGACGATGTTGATCACGCCCGCACTGGCATTTTTGCCAAACAGCGTACCCTGCGGGCCACGCAACACTTCGATGCGTTCGATATCAACGAGGTCGCTGAATGCTTCGCCCGAGCGGGCCAATACGACGCCATCGAGGACCGTGCCGACCGAAGGCTCGCCTCCAATCGAAAAGGTCGTCGTGCCAACGCCACGCAGATAGAGCGACTGGTTAAGCGCAGTACCCGATTTGCGGAAGTTCAGGCTGGGTACCAGATATTGGGCGTTTTCAATGTTGATACCGCCTTGCTGTTCCAGCGCATCGCCAGAGATTACAGAGACGGCAACCGGCACGTCCTGCACATTTTCTGCACGCTTTTGGGCGGTAACGATGATTTCGGCGCCAACGGCACCTTCATCTTCTGCTTCCTGCGCAAAAGCCGGGCTGGCCGTCGCGATCAGCGCCATTGCGCTTGATGCCAAAAGAAACTGTTTCATGCTCACGTCCTCCTTGTCACCCTGTCGCCGGGCGTATCGTCAAAATTCAAATTCACTCATTTCCACGACGCGTTTTTCGCGGGCGCTGATTTCGGCGGCGGTCCCGATGGCAACCGCCATCAGTCCGTCGTGTGCCGACACCTCTACAGCGCCGTCCCCTCTGATTGCGCCCAAGAATTTCTGGTGCTCGTAATAGGTTGAGCCATGGTGGCTACCTGCTTTGAGTGCGGTTTCATCGACTTCGATGACTGTCCGCTCAACCGCTTTTGGCTGGCGGAAGCCGACGCGTGGTGAATAGACAAGGCTGCCTTCCGGGATCAGACAGTCGAGCCGGGCCTTGTCGCCTACGGCCGTAATCTCTTCCTGATTTTCAGCGCCGTCGGCAAACATCGACAGGTCGAGCATTGCGCGTACGCCATTGGCGAAATCGACTGTGGTATAGCTGTTGTCGATAATGTCAGGGCGGCGGCCGTCATAGCTTTCGTCGAGATGGTTCACGTCCATCGCGCCCGAACAATAGACACGCACCGCTTCCGACTGGGTGATCAGCCGCATCAGATCGAAGAAATGGCAGCATTTCTCGACCATCGTACCGCCGGTGTTTTCCGCAAAACGGTTCCAGTCACCCACCTTTGGCAGGAAGGGGAAACGGTGTTCGCGGATTGAAAGCATCTGCAGCTTGCCGGTGCGGCCACCATGCACCTGCCGGATAAACTCTGCGGCAGGCGGCATATAGCGATATTCCATCGCGGTCCAGAAGATGCCCGGCGATTGTGCTGCACGCTCTACAATCCAGCGCGCATCTTCGATCTTGGTGGCGAGCGGCTTTTCGCACAAAATGTGCAAGCCAGCATCGAACAGCGGCACGAGGACATCGCGGTGGGTGTAATTGGGGCTGGCGACAATCACGGCGTCGCACAGGCCCGAAGCGGCGAGTTCGGCAGAGCTGGAGAAGCTTTGCACGCCGTCAGCCGCATCGCCCAGCGCCTTTTTCGCCCAGCCCAGCGAGCTTTCGGTGGGGTCGGCCAAAGCCGTGACCACAGCTCCCGGCGTGATCGCCAGGTTCTGGATATGCTCCACGCCCATCATGCCTGAGCCGACAAGGCCGTAGCGAACCGCGTTCGTCAATATTCCTCTCCCGTCTGACAACGGTGTCTATGACAGCCTTGTCACAAAATATCGACAGCTTGGCAAGAGGGCAGATTCGACGCTTGCAGATTTTCGCCTGACTGTTACCCAAATGCCATGCGCGTAACGATCAAGGATGTTTCCCGAATAGCGGGTGTGTCGATCAAAACGGTGTCGCGCGTCCTCAACAAGGAAAAATATGTCAGCGATGAAACCCGCCGCAAGGTGGAAGAGGCAGTCGCTGCGCTCAACTTCAGCCCCAGCCTCGCGGCGCGCACATTGGCCGGTTCGCGCTCTTTCCAGATCGCGCTGATTTACGACAATCATAGCCCCTATTACATCCATGCTGTGCAAGAGGGTGTGTGGAACCGCTGTCGTGAGGAAGGCGTGCGTATGCTCGCGCAGCCGGTCGACGTCGACTCGCCTACGCTGGCGCTCGAGATTGGTGGGTTGATCGATGAAACCCATGTCGACGGGGTGATTTTATCGTCGCCGGTGACCGATGCGCCGGCTGCGCTGGCCGAACTGGAACGACGCGGAATTCGCTTCGTCCGCATCTCGC
Coding sequences:
- a CDS encoding VOC family protein, translating into MPIIKIEDIAHVRFAAPDLSTMRSFLEDFGMHCFEESGRLYGKGSDGQPFVHVTEPGDAKFLAVGFRAETIADLETLAAAEGLAVEDLNEPGGGKIIRLVDPDGYGVDVVAGQTMGEASVPFPDAPRNSAAAKVRFRANVRLEAAPAHVHRIGHAVLKVRDFRVSEKWYKDRFGFLTSDEVEAAKDVPLGAFMRCDRGDKPTDHHTLFLAQLPGPLGLLHAAFEVANLDDLMLGHQHLKTKKREAAWGVGRHIMGSQVFDYWKDPFGNELEHWTDGDLFTATDPPQKQPMSALLAVQWGSPHPMFAGKMPPPPGLVAFFTALNIRIKRLFSRQPKGRPA
- a CDS encoding Gfo/Idh/MocA family protein translates to MLTNAVRYGLVGSGMMGVEHIQNLAITPGAVVTALADPTESSLGWAKKALGDAADGVQSFSSSAELAASGLCDAVIVASPNYTHRDVLVPLFDAGLHILCEKPLATKIEDARWIVERAAQSPGIFWTAMEYRYMPPAAEFIRQVHGGRTGKLQMLSIREHRFPFLPKVGDWNRFAENTGGTMVEKCCHFFDLMRLITQSEAVRVYCSGAMDVNHLDESYDGRRPDIIDNSYTTVDFANGVRAMLDLSMFADGAENQEEITAVGDKARLDCLIPEGSLVYSPRVGFRQPKAVERTVIEVDETALKAGSHHGSTYYEHQKFLGAIRGDGAVEVSAHDGLMAVAIGTAAEISAREKRVVEMSEFEF
- a CDS encoding MFS transporter, yielding MKVITPQLRWTLFGLLCVAGIFNAMDRPIIAILKPDMSADFGWTDEDFGNLAFVTQMAAAFSFLFTGWLVDKLGVWRSMIAGVTTWSFAAMAHGWAMAAWQVVGARIGLGATEAVQTPLTIKTVATLFPPDKRSFAFGVGTAIAGLGTISLPFFIPILAAEVGWRGALVFGGVAGFATLALWLGFARGIRFDDGAEDGQRDFSDDGAPYGPILKERRTWAIVIAKAISDSTWWLMGFWLADFYRKTFNLSTEELAVPLAIAFLGSGAGALFAGWISTRLLESGWSVNRVRKTVMLVSALIVTPLPFVLQLNSFWPVAIMMGVVMAGHQGFSLSIFSTITDVVPRTKVGRVTAFGAFMGNIGGALIQPITGAVLTAGLGFMPLFIFAAMSYLLALAWLHMLLPEIRRS
- a CDS encoding TetR/AcrR family transcriptional regulator; amino-acid sequence: MVSQTALSPRSARTRAALIAAGFELLVERPIDAIPIDDVVAKAGVAKGSFFNHFVDKQAFANAIATEVRLEVEALVTRANEGIEDPVERIAGGMRVAAKFALTQPKRTAVLLRSQGSSTARRHPLNSGLRVDIEAAVEKGLLRHEARESGLLYWLGLCQAVMTNIIEVKPSKEAFRNRLAEILILGLTGLGVPEARAAQIANDMAPEKLP
- a CDS encoding YeiH family protein — translated: MTEPNPLDNLSASKPRPNWDAIPYGGDLFGEMHLAEYSQPSGEPPVKDSLFPGLAICGVASAAAAWLSEHYHFPIILLGLLVGLSLSFIARDMRTHKGLDFASRTCLRWGIVILGFQVTFMQIGALGVTPFLALVVVMGLTLLAGIVSAHLFGQTSYAGLLAGGATAICGASAALALYGVIGKDRLSQAQFALTLVGISLASALAMSVYPILASYFNLSDQQAGFLIGASIHDVAQAIGGGYAFSDAAGSYATIVKLARVALLAPIVALVTLAIGAAGAPAGQAKWRRLALPWFITAFLATVALNSLVPIPAEYAAFALSASKGLLLLAVTATAMRSRMDLLLDMGWRATIPVLSATVVSFLSALFFVVMFL
- a CDS encoding fumarylacetoacetate hydrolase family protein — encoded protein: MKLATYTANGQTRTGIVVGDTIIDSGVDGTMIDLIREWDTLKSGLEAKAAAGGGVPLASVKLEAPVQRPGKIFAIGLNYADHIEESKMETPQRQVWFTKAQTSVNAPYDDIEIATGTVTNDYEVELVAVIGKGGKHLGIEDAPAAIFGYCVGNDVTERMWQHAGPQWSLGKSFDTHAPMGPWIVTADEVGDPHNLGLRCFVNGEKRQDSNSKHLVFNIWQQVEHLSTGMTLEPGDCLFTGTPGGVGAAMDPRQFLQPGDVVRCEIDGLGHIEGKMVAEG
- a CDS encoding MBL fold metallo-hydrolase, which translates into the protein MIRKIIYAVLALTVGALVLAWVNRDALVDRAIQARLQQEPDRNFLEDKEHVRVLVCGTGSPEVSSAKAQACTLVSAGGKMFLFDVGDGAVRSLAHSKIQVNELERVFITHFHSDHFNDLAALINAGWIWGRKAPLEVQGPVGTKQVLDGFAQAYALDEGYRSANMPHLAKNRMVAFGVPLEIAFAEEQRSLRVYDKDGVTIDATLVAHDPVKPALGYVLKYKGKKVFVSGDTEVSPVNMDAMRDADLAVHESYAAHMVRRAIPQMKKLGMDFEATVAERTIPYHADNIALAKQAQEAGVKHLLLTHLIPYPDSFVVRQMYTEGMGQHYQGKLTVAKDGLILVL
- a CDS encoding TonB-dependent receptor — translated: MKQFLLASSAMALIATASPAFAQEAEDEGAVGAEIIVTAQKRAENVQDVPVAVSVISGDALEQQGGINIENAQYLVPSLNFRKSGTALNQSLYLRGVGTTTFSIGGEPSVGTVLDGVVLARSGEAFSDLVDIERIEVLRGPQGTLFGKNASAGVINIVSKRPGPDFGGYAEGGFFFGNGEEYRVRGGVNLPLSEKLGSRITGFYSKWDGNIVNETLGRRVNGYERYGIRGVVEARPSDTVTLTLIGDWRKSNDDCCAEVIGAPARNADGTVYATFNTRAATGLPPLLGDRTRRVRQNLLTQALEKAWGISFQADVELNGPTITSITSYRGYDSNEIRDGDFLSTPYIGIVQSHDFGPQTGTTFTQELRLTSPTGGFFEYVAGLYYYQAEQERTFTRSNIACSASTLPAQGVLTPCSTTAGASTLTFPLGTATFGTTFKNMAGFGQATLNFSDNFRGIVGIRYTHDQLNGFHSRTNPVAGAANANFDQGVYNEYIRQINLGATPAAAQAAAVLASNGQPFRQKVTNNNWSGKAGLQYDISEDMMAYATYSRGYKGPGLNVFFNLNSNGTPPLAPETADSFEGGLKTTLLDGQMTLNIAGFYAKYKNFQANNPDFVLGQRVTRFTNAGTVSTRGFEIDMLYRPSDDFSLSGGVAYTDAKVDQFRLPPGAPITDQIPNGTQLPFSPKWKASLGSSYTIRTGGFADVELGAQGSYQSSQLALLVASPLIRQNGTIKDYGLLDLSIALVGKDDRFRVSFLAKNVFDTSFAAAISDGGPLSAGNTGSSSYRYIIPREADRYFGINARFNFGAN